One stretch of Pseudomonas sp. NC02 DNA includes these proteins:
- a CDS encoding multidrug effflux MFS transporter translates to MSRSIAHLALLLGLITAVGPFAIDSYLPALPTLGASLHASPAAVQMSLTVFFMIIGVCQLFYGPISDVFGRKPPIYAGLAIFIVASIGCALAPSIEVLIGFRALQAFGACAGMVIPRAIVRDLYTGHEAARLMALLMLVVSISPILAPLAGSVIIAVWSWREVFWVLGVAAVLCLIMTAVQLPETHPAERRLGKTLGNAFGSYGALLRDPVFTGLSVVGGFGLATFFVFIGSAPFVYIEYYGLTPTQFSLCFALNAASFFALSQLTARLSARFGLAPLIRWSVAGVATVMTLLALTTLWVNSLPLMMALLFIGFGFLGLLLPAAGVLSLEDHGAVAGSASALLGAIQMITAAVCMAVVGVFADHTPAPMLIGIALSAVAAMLTAWWTLNRLPPHLARAGS, encoded by the coding sequence ATGTCTCGAAGTATCGCCCACCTCGCCCTGCTGCTGGGGTTGATCACCGCCGTCGGCCCGTTTGCCATCGACAGCTACCTGCCGGCGTTGCCGACACTCGGCGCCAGCCTGCATGCCTCGCCTGCCGCGGTGCAGATGAGCCTGACGGTGTTCTTCATGATCATCGGTGTGTGCCAGCTGTTCTACGGCCCGATCAGCGATGTGTTCGGGCGCAAGCCGCCGATCTATGCCGGCCTGGCGATTTTCATCGTGGCCAGCATTGGTTGCGCCCTCGCCCCCTCCATCGAGGTGCTGATCGGCTTCCGGGCGTTGCAGGCCTTTGGCGCCTGCGCCGGGATGGTGATTCCACGGGCGATTGTGCGTGACTTGTACACCGGCCATGAAGCCGCGCGCCTGATGGCGTTGCTGATGCTGGTGGTGAGCATTTCACCGATTCTCGCACCGCTGGCCGGCAGCGTGATCATTGCCGTGTGGAGCTGGCGCGAAGTGTTTTGGGTACTGGGTGTGGCTGCAGTGCTGTGCCTGATCATGACCGCCGTGCAATTGCCGGAAACCCACCCCGCCGAACGCCGCCTGGGCAAGACCCTGGGCAATGCGTTCGGCAGCTACGGCGCGTTGCTGCGTGATCCGGTGTTTACCGGGTTGTCGGTAGTGGGCGGTTTTGGCCTTGCGACGTTCTTCGTGTTCATCGGCAGCGCGCCATTCGTTTACATCGAGTACTACGGGCTCACGCCAACGCAATTCAGCCTGTGCTTTGCCCTCAACGCGGCGTCGTTTTTTGCCCTGAGCCAGTTGACCGCGCGCTTGAGTGCACGCTTCGGCCTCGCACCGTTGATTCGCTGGTCGGTAGCGGGCGTGGCGACCGTCATGACCTTGCTGGCACTTACCACGCTGTGGGTCAATAGCCTGCCGTTGATGATGGCGCTGCTGTTTATCGGCTTCGGTTTTCTCGGGCTGCTGTTGCCGGCGGCCGGGGTATTGTCCCTGGAAGACCATGGCGCAGTGGCCGGTTCTGCATCAGCGTTGCTGGGCGCGATCCAAATGATCACCGCCGCCGTGTGCATGGCGGTGGTGGGTGTGTTTGCCGACCACACCCCGGCACCGATGTTGATCGGCATCGCCCTGAGCGCGGTGGCGGCGATGCTGACTGCGTGGTGGACCCTCAACCGATTGCCACCGCACCTGGCCCGCGCGGGGTCATAG
- a CDS encoding helix-turn-helix domain-containing protein, whose protein sequence is MSNSTFNCGLDAALAVIGGKWKPLVLYHLAHEVHRYGELRRAVGGVTDKVLIQQLKELERDEIIARIDYKEIPPKVEYSLTPFGRSLAQALGPLCQWGTDHMLAVERISERRATALAQP, encoded by the coding sequence ATGTCAAACAGCACCTTTAACTGCGGGCTCGACGCCGCCTTGGCGGTGATTGGCGGGAAATGGAAACCGTTGGTCCTGTACCACCTGGCCCATGAAGTTCACCGTTATGGCGAACTGCGGCGCGCCGTTGGCGGCGTGACGGACAAGGTGCTGATCCAGCAATTGAAGGAGCTGGAACGCGATGAGATCATCGCGCGCATCGACTACAAGGAGATACCGCCAAAGGTCGAATACTCCCTGACTCCCTTCGGACGCTCGCTGGCCCAGGCATTGGGGCCGCTTTGCCAATGGGGCACCGACCATATGCTGGCGGTTGAACGCATCAGTGAGCGCCGAGCGACCGCCCTCGCCCAGCCTTAA
- a CDS encoding YadA-like family protein, whose amino-acid sequence MKVTLRFDSQVACPHAVPLNSLRSLIRGFYCPEFAVTSPGWPTLGLLTLTGVSALLGVSDARAGNGVHINANDSGECVSLNDPQNTYTAGTGADRAYLNENLNFKDGQSGQCDSNAKDGQTESVMFYRPLGTPGVGATSLSLGGELYINGGRLMLGGVNGSIAIGHSGIEVGAPLATDNGFAFGRGAQSTAAWTMALGLTARARNPYALSFGNTATASNTFSTAFGSASTASGEYATTLGASAQAGGASSFAGGRFAVSRGDNSVAIGRNASASNLESLALGYSAQAPQRASVALGSFSATDDLREVTPVTLNGRVYSFERNSAVGTVSGGSAARLRQWIFVAPGAVNATSTDAINGAQLFSGYEAIRRLGTRETTAGESMAQALGTGPLAQGNRIVPIPLVLTSLAPETPSPTTLLGALSALDKAHNVTDDRMGEVFDSVMDISEKSQVLRATRRFYWNPQTGAYDADRDAGVPTSIINMAAGVAVTDAVNKGQLDSVESSALRAQQAAGTATAAVDKAHQVSLAAKDAADSSLAQANNASQEAAGALAAANQAQGSASAAASAASKAGTTAANAQAVAERADVAAASAQHSAQTAQGAATQAHASATTAQALASAAQTRVKEVGDVVDKAATAATAALRSADAVSDAVTSAQAAVADAQDRTDQAATAASSAQERADGAQRAADAALLVGREADVAAETAQATAGQTLNAANAVQDAAATAREIADRAAGLASTAQAAGKVAKDMADRAQDTAAGALSAVDSAQVSANAALNAATAAQTTAATARQTADTAGAAAVTAQTDAQNAQGTAKNAHETAASAQDLADVAQRGADSALGALENAQAITDGAQGTADLALSSALQAQRSADAAQNTAGAAQGSAASANITAMAARNSADTALGVASTAREAASAADTTASRALSLATVAHASAQAAQSRADTASDAASGTQHAVLETQANAEAALGAASTAQTAAQTAQSAADHALLSASQVNQKALTAQSRANASLDAANTAQRSADTAHTTAQQANSASIDAMSVAVVAQSDADQAQGVATQASHRAAAAQTTAGTALSVASVAQRTADNAQGTANAARSTADVAAIQLGGLDGGQTVVERLDSAVKAAAGVGRETITRLLGGGATVDAEGQPTAPGYNIPLIAAAGSAQPATSHDNAGEALHAVAGNLSTLNDAVRTQATELDALVDNIQGLRDDTLQWSGIDGVYNAGRGSASEPARIARLASGSAQADAVNKGQLDDVDRAAVAAQGVALAGKTMADQAQSVAVGATGVAAIAQSRAEAARGSAEAAQSAAATARDGASAAHASATLAGQVADQSAARLQGIAQGETVLGHIQVSAKAHDQFLATAMGGGANVNADGSTSPSTYAVTQSGQNGAEAQLIKVDSIGQAFGLLDDRMVATDDQSNAINAQAETLRKQMDSGEVGHVRQDPVSRDIQLAGIADGAQVDISGSQGSRTVGGVDDGEVSSTSLDAVNGRQLEAVNQQARQLGQQSSGIAVDASEAGDNVSTRPDSQSVAIGVQTQAEGERSVATGAGATAQAKQSTALGSQAGANAKNSVALGAGSQATRASSVAVGAYGAERQISHAAEAVQGTDAVNFRQATRLSNQAANRSLTEANDYTDRRVGSLRQDVYAGIAAVMATAGLPVASSPGKSMVAMATAVYEGEPALAIGLTARSRGGKWTYRATGAGTAQGDFGLTLGLGYHW is encoded by the coding sequence GTGAAAGTCACATTGCGTTTCGATTCGCAGGTCGCTTGTCCGCATGCTGTTCCTCTCAACTCACTTCGCTCCCTCATTCGCGGCTTCTACTGCCCCGAGTTTGCGGTCACATCACCCGGTTGGCCGACTCTCGGCCTGCTGACCCTTACCGGGGTTTCGGCGCTGCTGGGCGTGTCTGATGCCCGTGCAGGCAACGGTGTACACATCAATGCGAATGACAGCGGCGAATGCGTCAGTCTCAATGACCCCCAAAATACTTATACTGCAGGCACCGGGGCCGACAGAGCCTATTTGAACGAAAACTTGAATTTCAAGGATGGTCAGTCGGGGCAGTGTGACTCGAACGCCAAGGATGGCCAAACCGAGAGCGTGATGTTCTATCGGCCGTTAGGAACACCGGGTGTTGGTGCAACCTCGCTTTCCTTGGGCGGGGAGCTGTATATCAACGGTGGGCGGCTGATGTTGGGAGGTGTCAACGGCAGCATCGCGATTGGCCATTCCGGCATTGAGGTTGGCGCCCCGCTTGCCACTGATAACGGCTTTGCCTTCGGCCGCGGTGCCCAGAGTACAGCCGCCTGGACCATGGCCTTAGGTCTTACCGCCAGGGCCCGGAACCCCTATGCACTGTCGTTCGGGAATACCGCTACGGCCTCCAATACATTCAGTACTGCATTCGGTTCGGCATCCACTGCTTCAGGTGAGTATGCCACTACACTCGGCGCGAGCGCGCAGGCGGGCGGTGCGAGTTCGTTCGCCGGCGGGCGATTCGCAGTATCACGAGGGGACAACTCGGTAGCGATCGGCAGGAACGCGAGCGCATCGAACTTGGAAAGCCTGGCACTTGGTTACAGCGCCCAGGCCCCCCAGAGGGCGAGTGTCGCGCTCGGCAGCTTCTCGGCCACTGACGATCTGCGCGAAGTTACGCCCGTGACCCTCAATGGACGCGTCTACTCCTTCGAGCGCAACAGCGCGGTCGGCACGGTCAGCGGCGGCAGTGCGGCGCGATTGCGCCAATGGATTTTTGTAGCTCCAGGGGCGGTGAACGCCACAAGTACCGATGCCATTAACGGTGCCCAGTTGTTCTCGGGATATGAGGCGATCCGCCGTCTTGGAACACGTGAGACCACGGCCGGTGAATCGATGGCACAGGCCTTGGGAACCGGCCCGCTCGCCCAGGGCAATCGGATAGTACCGATACCACTTGTACTGACCAGCCTTGCCCCGGAAACACCGTCGCCCACCACGCTGCTGGGGGCTCTGTCGGCCTTGGACAAAGCGCACAACGTCACTGATGACCGCATGGGTGAAGTGTTCGATTCCGTCATGGATATCTCGGAAAAATCCCAGGTGTTGAGGGCGACCAGGAGGTTCTACTGGAACCCCCAGACGGGTGCGTATGACGCCGACAGGGACGCTGGCGTGCCCACGTCGATTATCAATATGGCTGCCGGCGTGGCGGTAACGGATGCTGTCAACAAAGGTCAGTTGGACAGCGTTGAAAGCAGTGCCTTGCGTGCACAACAGGCGGCCGGCACCGCCACTGCTGCTGTGGACAAGGCTCATCAGGTGTCGTTGGCGGCAAAGGATGCCGCCGACTCATCGTTGGCACAGGCCAACAATGCCTCCCAGGAGGCAGCGGGTGCCCTTGCCGCCGCCAATCAAGCCCAGGGCAGCGCCAGCGCGGCGGCAAGCGCCGCCAGCAAGGCCGGTACGACCGCCGCCAACGCGCAAGCGGTAGCTGAGCGTGCCGACGTTGCTGCCGCAAGCGCTCAGCATTCGGCCCAGACCGCCCAAGGCGCCGCCACGCAGGCACACGCCAGCGCTACGACGGCGCAGGCTCTGGCCAGCGCGGCGCAAACCCGTGTCAAGGAAGTGGGAGATGTCGTGGACAAGGCTGCAACTGCCGCGACAGCTGCCCTGCGCTCGGCTGATGCCGTCTCGGATGCGGTCACTTCGGCGCAGGCTGCTGTAGCGGATGCACAAGACCGGACGGACCAGGCTGCCACTGCGGCTTCAAGTGCACAGGAGAGGGCCGATGGTGCACAGCGCGCTGCGGATGCGGCCTTGCTTGTGGGCAGGGAGGCCGACGTGGCCGCTGAAACCGCGCAAGCCACTGCCGGCCAGACCCTGAACGCGGCGAACGCGGTACAGGATGCAGCGGCTACCGCTCGTGAAATCGCCGATCGGGCTGCGGGGCTCGCGTCGACCGCCCAGGCTGCCGGTAAGGTCGCCAAGGACATGGCTGACAGAGCTCAGGACACGGCTGCGGGCGCACTCAGTGCGGTCGACTCGGCGCAGGTTTCAGCCAACGCCGCACTGAACGCGGCGACCGCCGCCCAGACAACGGCAGCCACCGCCCGGCAAACAGCTGACACGGCAGGTGCAGCGGCCGTCACAGCGCAAACCGATGCGCAGAATGCCCAAGGGACCGCAAAAAACGCTCACGAAACCGCCGCTTCTGCTCAAGACCTGGCCGATGTCGCCCAGCGTGGTGCAGACAGCGCGTTGGGTGCGCTGGAAAACGCTCAGGCCATCACCGACGGGGCCCAAGGCACTGCCGACCTCGCGTTGTCTTCAGCCTTGCAGGCGCAGCGGTCTGCGGATGCCGCGCAAAACACTGCAGGCGCTGCGCAGGGCTCGGCTGCCAGTGCGAATATCACTGCCATGGCCGCACGCAACAGCGCCGATACCGCATTGGGCGTCGCGTCGACAGCACGAGAAGCAGCCAGCGCTGCCGACACTACCGCCAGCCGGGCGCTGAGCCTCGCCACCGTCGCGCATGCTTCTGCGCAGGCGGCTCAAAGCCGTGCCGACACCGCTTCCGACGCGGCGTCCGGCACACAGCATGCCGTGCTGGAGACTCAAGCCAACGCTGAAGCTGCGTTGGGTGCGGCATCCACCGCTCAGACGGCTGCGCAGACCGCGCAGAGCGCCGCCGACCATGCGTTGCTGAGCGCCTCGCAGGTCAATCAGAAGGCCCTGACTGCCCAGAGCCGCGCCAATGCGTCTCTGGATGCGGCAAACACGGCACAGCGTTCGGCCGACACGGCCCACACCACAGCACAGCAAGCGAACAGCGCCAGCATCGATGCGATGAGTGTCGCCGTCGTAGCGCAGTCCGACGCCGACCAGGCGCAAGGCGTAGCGACGCAGGCAAGTCATCGAGCCGCTGCAGCACAAACGACAGCCGGCACGGCGTTAAGCGTCGCGTCGGTCGCTCAGCGAACGGCCGATAATGCCCAGGGCACTGCCAACGCCGCCCGGTCCACCGCTGATGTGGCTGCGATTCAGCTCGGCGGCCTGGACGGCGGGCAAACGGTGGTAGAGCGCCTGGACTCGGCGGTAAAAGCCGCTGCGGGCGTGGGTCGCGAGACCATCACTCGGCTGCTCGGAGGTGGCGCTACCGTGGACGCTGAAGGCCAGCCTACGGCACCTGGCTATAACATCCCCCTGATCGCAGCCGCTGGCAGTGCTCAGCCTGCAACCAGCCACGACAATGCAGGTGAGGCGCTGCACGCGGTGGCGGGCAATCTCTCCACGCTCAACGATGCCGTGCGTACCCAGGCCACTGAGCTGGACGCGCTGGTGGATAACATCCAGGGCCTGCGCGATGACACGTTGCAGTGGAGTGGTATCGACGGGGTCTACAACGCAGGCCGCGGTTCAGCCAGCGAGCCGGCCCGCATCGCCCGGTTGGCTTCCGGTAGCGCACAGGCTGATGCGGTGAACAAGGGTCAGTTGGATGACGTTGATCGCGCGGCGGTGGCAGCTCAGGGTGTTGCCCTGGCTGGGAAAACCATGGCTGACCAGGCGCAAAGCGTAGCCGTCGGTGCGACAGGCGTCGCTGCCATTGCACAGAGCCGCGCGGAGGCGGCCAGGGGCAGTGCCGAGGCCGCACAATCCGCTGCTGCTACTGCCCGTGATGGCGCCAGCGCAGCGCACGCCAGTGCAACTCTTGCCGGCCAGGTCGCGGACCAGTCAGCCGCCAGGCTGCAAGGTATCGCCCAAGGCGAAACGGTTCTCGGGCACATCCAGGTCTCCGCTAAAGCACATGACCAGTTCCTGGCTACCGCCATGGGCGGCGGCGCGAACGTGAACGCCGACGGTTCGACGAGCCCTTCCACCTATGCAGTGACGCAGTCTGGCCAGAACGGTGCCGAGGCTCAGTTGATCAAGGTCGACTCCATCGGGCAGGCATTCGGTCTACTCGATGACCGTATGGTGGCTACCGACGACCAATCGAATGCCATCAATGCGCAAGCCGAGACACTGCGCAAACAAATGGACAGCGGTGAGGTGGGGCATGTCCGCCAGGATCCGGTCAGTCGTGACATACAGTTGGCCGGCATTGCTGATGGGGCCCAGGTCGACATCAGTGGCAGCCAAGGCTCGCGCACGGTGGGTGGCGTTGATGACGGCGAGGTCAGTTCCACCAGCCTCGACGCCGTCAACGGGCGCCAACTGGAGGCAGTGAATCAGCAGGCCAGGCAATTGGGCCAGCAGTCTTCCGGCATTGCCGTGGATGCGAGCGAAGCCGGCGACAACGTATCCACGCGTCCGGATAGCCAATCGGTTGCGATCGGGGTGCAGACTCAGGCCGAAGGCGAGCGCAGTGTCGCCACCGGTGCTGGTGCCACTGCTCAGGCGAAACAGAGTACTGCGCTGGGTTCGCAAGCAGGCGCCAACGCGAAAAATAGCGTGGCGCTGGGGGCGGGGTCCCAAGCCACACGTGCCAGTAGCGTGGCAGTCGGTGCGTATGGCGCCGAGCGTCAGATCAGCCATGCAGCCGAGGCTGTGCAAGGCACGGACGCTGTCAATTTCCGCCAGGCAACTCGGCTTTCGAACCAAGCCGCCAATCGGTCGCTAACGGAGGCCAACGACTATACCGACCGCCGCGTCGGCAGCCTGCGGCAGGACGTGTACGCCGGTATTGCGGCGGTGATGGCCACCGCCGGGTTACCGGTTGCGTCCTCGCCGGGCAAGTCGATGGTGGCAATGGCAACGGCTGTGTACGAGGGTGAGCCCGCTTTGGCCATCGGGTTGACGGCGCGCTCCAGGGGTGGGAAGTGGACCTATCGCGCGACAGGTGCGGGCACCGCGCAGGGAGATTTCGGACTTACGTTGGGGCTTGGTTATCATTGGTAG
- a CDS encoding SDR family NAD(P)-dependent oxidoreductase, whose translation MNRLNGKIAIVTGGNSGIGLASAIRFAAEGAQVVIVGRRQDELDKALVLIGHDAIAIQGDISNLRDLERVFAQIKADKGRVDVLFANAGLGDLEPIGAITEESFDRTFGVNVKGTLFTVQNALPLMSAGGSIVLTGSTTASMGTAAFSVYSASKGALRNFARSWALDLQGTGIRVNVLSPGPTTTPGLDRALSGTGQKDAIVDSMVTRVPLGRMGQPDEVANAALFLASDESSFMTGSEMFVDGGFAQV comes from the coding sequence ATGAACAGGCTCAACGGGAAAATCGCCATCGTCACCGGTGGCAACAGCGGGATCGGCTTGGCCAGCGCCATACGCTTTGCGGCCGAAGGTGCACAGGTCGTTATCGTGGGACGCCGCCAGGATGAACTGGACAAAGCCTTGGTCCTGATCGGGCATGACGCGATCGCGATCCAGGGCGACATTTCAAACCTGCGTGATCTTGAGCGGGTATTCGCGCAGATCAAGGCTGACAAAGGTCGTGTTGATGTGTTGTTCGCCAATGCGGGCCTTGGGGATCTGGAGCCCATTGGTGCGATCACGGAGGAATCGTTTGATCGCACCTTTGGCGTGAACGTGAAAGGCACGTTGTTCACCGTACAGAACGCGTTGCCATTGATGAGCGCCGGTGGCTCGATTGTGCTGACAGGTTCGACGACGGCCTCGATGGGCACCGCAGCGTTCAGCGTCTACAGCGCGTCGAAAGGCGCACTGCGAAACTTCGCAAGAAGCTGGGCGCTGGATCTGCAAGGCACAGGTATTCGCGTGAACGTGCTTTCACCTGGGCCGACAACGACACCAGGTTTGGACAGAGCGCTATCAGGTACCGGCCAGAAGGATGCGATTGTCGATTCGATGGTTACGCGTGTACCGCTGGGTCGTATGGGGCAGCCAGATGAAGTGGCGAATGCGGCATTGTTCCTGGCATCGGATGAGAGCAGCTTCATGACGGGCAGCGAGATGTTCGTGGATGGCGGTTTCGCTCAGGTGTGA